A single genomic interval of Macadamia integrifolia cultivar HAES 741 chromosome 6, SCU_Mint_v3, whole genome shotgun sequence harbors:
- the LOC122082888 gene encoding 60S ribosomal protein L38-like — MPKQTHEIKDFLLTARRKDARSVKIKRTKDVVKFKVRCSKYLYTLCVFDLEKADKLKQTLPPGLSVQDL, encoded by the exons ATG CCGAAGCAGACACATGAGATCAAGGATTTCCTTCTCACTGCGAGAAGGAAAGATGCACGGTCTGTCAAAATTAAGAGGACCAAAGATGTGGTGAAGTTCAAGGTTCGTTGCTCCAAGTACCTATACACATTATGTGTTTTTGACTTAGAGAAGGCTGATAAGCTGAAGCAGACTCTTCCTCCAG gtTTGAGTGTGCAAGACCTGTAA